A single genomic interval of Litoreibacter ponti harbors:
- a CDS encoding peptide ABC transporter substrate-binding protein, which translates to MQLKTVLLGAAASLAFVPMAYADGHEGERGRDGNVSIIYWQAPSILNPFLSGGTKDVESASMIIEPLARYNEKGELVPWLVEEIPTVDNGGVSEDLTQITWKITPGIKWSDGTDFTSADVKFTAEYCMDPEGGCGQVTKFEGVTNVETPDATTVVVTFDKPTPNPYGPFVGGESPIIQAAQFADCTGARAPECTEENFNPIGTGPFKVVEFKPNDVITMEANENFRHEGKPAFASVTFKGGGDATAAGRAVMETGEFDYAWNLQLAPDVIAQMEQGGKGTPVAGFGPLVERIMLNQTNPDPALGPDERSVIRPHPFLGEPAVYKAMSMAIDRPLLVEVGYGQAGKVTCNWVPAPEAFNSTSMTCDTQDIAGANALLDEAGFTDTDGDGIREVNGVPMKILYQTSTNAVRQDFQALIKQWWSEIGIEAELRNLSASVFFGGDPGSPDTFQKFYADVEMYANTFNGTDPQSYLANGLCDKAPSPASQWQGENISRFCMEEYDALHAELTQTAGLEARAEIGKKLNDMYVQNGGMIPLVHRGRLSAHANSLGGVILNVWDSELWNVADWYRIGE; encoded by the coding sequence ATGCAACTCAAAACAGTTCTGCTGGGCGCTGCCGCGTCGCTGGCGTTCGTGCCGATGGCCTATGCCGACGGCCACGAGGGCGAGCGCGGCCGCGACGGCAATGTCTCGATCATCTATTGGCAAGCGCCGTCGATCCTGAACCCGTTCCTGTCGGGCGGCACCAAGGACGTCGAGAGCGCCTCGATGATCATCGAGCCACTGGCTCGCTACAACGAAAAAGGCGAGCTGGTGCCCTGGCTCGTGGAAGAAATCCCCACCGTCGACAATGGTGGCGTGTCCGAGGACCTGACCCAGATCACCTGGAAGATCACCCCCGGCATCAAGTGGTCGGATGGCACGGACTTCACCTCGGCTGACGTCAAGTTCACCGCCGAGTACTGCATGGACCCCGAGGGCGGCTGCGGTCAGGTGACCAAGTTCGAAGGCGTCACCAATGTCGAGACGCCGGATGCGACCACCGTGGTGGTGACCTTCGACAAGCCGACGCCGAACCCCTACGGCCCGTTTGTGGGCGGCGAGAGCCCGATCATCCAGGCCGCGCAGTTCGCGGATTGCACCGGCGCCCGCGCGCCCGAGTGCACGGAAGAGAACTTCAATCCGATCGGCACCGGCCCGTTCAAAGTCGTTGAGTTCAAGCCAAATGACGTGATCACGATGGAAGCCAACGAGAACTTCCGCCACGAAGGCAAGCCCGCCTTCGCCTCCGTGACCTTCAAGGGTGGCGGCGACGCGACGGCCGCAGGCCGCGCCGTGATGGAGACGGGCGAGTTCGACTACGCCTGGAACCTGCAGCTGGCCCCCGATGTCATCGCGCAGATGGAACAGGGCGGCAAAGGCACCCCGGTCGCAGGCTTCGGCCCGCTGGTCGAGCGCATCATGCTCAACCAGACCAACCCTGACCCGGCGCTTGGCCCCGATGAGCGCTCCGTCATCCGCCCGCACCCGTTCCTGGGTGAGCCCGCGGTCTACAAAGCCATGTCCATGGCCATCGACCGCCCGCTGCTGGTCGAAGTGGGCTACGGCCAGGCCGGTAAGGTCACCTGCAACTGGGTGCCTGCGCCCGAGGCGTTCAACTCGACCTCCATGACCTGCGACACGCAGGACATCGCTGGCGCGAACGCGCTGCTGGACGAGGCTGGCTTCACCGACACCGATGGTGACGGCATCCGCGAGGTGAACGGCGTGCCGATGAAGATCCTCTACCAGACCTCCACCAACGCGGTGCGTCAGGACTTCCAGGCGCTGATCAAGCAGTGGTGGTCGGAGATCGGCATTGAGGCCGAGCTTCGCAACCTCTCCGCCTCGGTCTTCTTCGGCGGTGACCCGGGCAGCCCGGACACGTTCCAGAAGTTCTACGCCGACGTGGAGATGTACGCCAACACCTTCAACGGCACCGACCCGCAGTCCTATCTGGCCAACGGTCTGTGCGACAAGGCCCCCTCGCCCGCCTCGCAGTGGCAGGGTGAGAACATCTCGCGTTTCTGCATGGAAGAGTATGACGCTCTGCATGCCGAGCTGACCCAGACCGCCGGTCTGGAAGCCCGCGCCGAGATCGGCAAGAAGCTCAACGACATGTATGTGCAGAACGGCGGCATGATCCCGCTGGTGCACCGCGGTCGTCTGTCGGCCCATGCCAACAGCCTGGGCGGCGTGATCCTGAACGTGTGGGATTCCGAGCTTTGGAATGTCGCCGACTGGTACCGCATCGGCGAGTAA